From the Halococcus saccharolyticus DSM 5350 genome, the window ATCAAAACTGTTCCAGCGAAGCGGCCAGTCGCTTCGCTGGATTGATCTCCTCAACACCCTCAGGTGGTCATCCGATCGCCACCACATGATCCGAAAGATCCACACCTGAGAGATCGGCTTCCTCGAAACGTGCGTGCGAAAGATCGGCACCGATGAGCGTAGCGTCAGCGAGACGAGTGGCTTGTGATGACCAACTCGTCGGCTAGGTCTACCGTTTCGGCTTGGTTCGACCAATGGACACTCTCTATGCGCCATTGTTCGAGTACCGAAAATCAGGGCGTGGATGCTTCTTTGCCCCGTACCGAGGGTGATTTTGAAGTCGCTGGGCCGTACTCAGGCCATGTTCCGGCAGCTCTCCGCACAGCGGGGCAGGATCTCCGCACAGGCCTGACAGTGGTCGTGATCGTGCTGTTCGCACTCCTCAGCACACGCCTCACAGGCGTCAGCACAGGCCTCCGCGACCTGGGAGTTGAACGCGGAGTCACGAGTACACAGCCGCGCACATAGCGACGCGAGGTCGGCAACGTCTCGGCACAAGCGGAGACACTCGGCCATGTCCTCGCCGTGGCCCGCACACTCGTCGGCACACCACTCACAGACCTCTGCGGCCTCGATACAGGTATCTACGCACTCTTCCATCTCGTCGCTCAGACCGATCTGTTGGACTGCCATTGCACTTCAGATGATGGCCGGCTCCTTTTTCGCGTTTCTGGGTAACGATGTTCGGTTTCTCACGCGCTGATCTCGACTACTTCGGAGGGATTTCGTCCGACAGTCGTGACAACGAACCCTTGAAACGAGGAAGAACGAGTTCGCTCACCGAGAAATGGCACGTTCAAGGCTCAGCCGACGATTCATGACGGTTTGCCGTGACCTTACAAATCAGGAGGCAAGAGGTATCACTCGTTACGACGTCCATACAGTCATGACTGGAATCGACGATATCGATCACGAGATTCTCGAGTTGCTGATGGAGAACGCTCGTTACTCCTATCGGGATATCGCGGAACAAGTCGACCGTTCGCCACCGACGGTCTCAGACCGGGTCGAACGTCTCCAAGAGTTGGGGATCATCGAACGGTTCACGCTTGACATTGATCGATCGATGCTTATCGAGGGATCGACAGTACTCGTAGAACTCGATGTCGAACCCGGCAGCGGCGAGACCGTAGCGGACACTCTCACCGACGTGACGGCCATCGAACACGTCATTCAGACGGTCGACGCGACGGTGGTCTTCATCGCACACGCGAACGAGCGAGATATTAGTACCCTGCTCTCAGAAACGCTTGACGGTGACCAGGTCAGAGATTACACTGTGCGGCTGGTCAGCGAGTCGACCTGGGAGCCTCGATTGGACGAAGAGATGCTTTCAATCGAATGCGTCGTCTGTGGAAAATCTGTCGACGACGGTGAGACCATCGATCTGGGTGAGCGTACCCACGAAGTGTGCTGTACTTCATGTGCTGGCGAGATCAAAGAGCAGTACGACTCTCTCCAGCAGACTGTGGCGAACGAATAAGCAGTACCGGGACCGTGAGGGTCATTGAAACTTCAGACACCACGTCGATGCTCAGTCGTTTTGCATACCAGAGCGGCAGGATGATTTAGATAGTCATCCAGGTATCTGTGCTGAAATCCTCTTACCCAGGCATTGATTTTTGTGAAACATCCTGAGGTAAGGTTTGTGAATCCATCATCTGGATTAGAGCAGGCCAGTGATAAACCCGACACCCATAATAATGAGAACGGCGGCAGAGAACGCTGGAAGGTACGGCGTGTACTGTTCGACTTTCTCCTCGTAGTGCTGGTAGCCCGCAACCAAAAGCATCGTCAGTCCAACAATACCGACGAGTACTGTGAGTGCGTAGGCACTCATCAGTTCGAGACAGTACTCCGACCCGGTACACAGCGCGATGATCTCGAACTCCTCCTCGTGGGCGAATCCAAGGACGAATGCGAACCACGCGATACCGAGGAGGCCACGCTCAGCTGCCCCATCAAGATCCTCGTCTGAATGAGAATGTCCCCCGATGAACGGGAGGAATCCTTTCAGACGGGAAAGTAACCCCCCATGGTCGTCTGAGTGATTCTGGTCGTGCGAATGTCTGTGGTCGTCAGGTTGGTCGGATTTGTGGTTGTGGCCTTCGTGGGAGTGACCGTGACGGTACTCGCGGATGCCGAGGGCAATGAGTAAGACACCGGCCACGATACCGACTTGTCCCCCGATTTGGACGCCACCGAGTATCGTGATCGGGTCGTTGATCTGCGTGAGATTGAAATACTCTTTTGCATAAAAAAACACCCCCACCATCGCTATACTGCTGATGAGGTGACCGACGCCGAGAATGAAACTCGCCGCGAATCCATGTACCCATTTGTTCGTTTGATCAAGGGCATACGCAGCGGCAACGGGCCACCCATGTCCTGGTTCGATGCCGTGGACAGCACCGAGCGCGATCGCACCGAGGAGAATCAGAGGTGCTTCGGTGTGTAACATCTACCTTCGTATCCGCCGAGAGCGTGATTAACGGTTGTTATTACCGAAACGGGGGCATCGTCATACAGAGGGATCTTGTACAAGCACGACGAGGCAATACAACATGCGAACGAGCTTTAATATCCCCGATGACGTGGTCGAAGAGTTTGATAGAGTATGGAAGGAGGAAGATATTGAGAATCGATCCCGAGCAGTCAGAGAGGCGATGCTGGAGTACATCGAGTTGCACTCACGGCTCGAAGACACGACCGGCGAGGTCGTCGCACTCGTTGCTTTCGACTACCGCCACCACGACGTAATACAGGAGCTTCATGCTGTCCAGCACGGATATCAAGACGTCATCCTCAACACGAGTCACACGCACCAAGGCGAGTGGTGTCTCGAATCACTCTTCTGTCGCGGGGCCGCCGAACGAGTCCGTGAGCTCATCTACCGGCTCCGCGACTTCGACGGTGTACGTCGCGTGAAGGTGATGGTCATCCGCGATGGGGAGGCGTGACGCCTCGATATCGAGGTATGGGAGAAACCAGCATTAGATGTTGGCTACCAGTTCGTTACCGAAAGAGCGTGACTCCATGAGAATCCCGCTGAAGTCACTGGAGCGTGAAGTCCGTCAGGGAGTCACAAAGGTCGATCTATGACATGCACACCAGAGCGCATGAGGGTGTCATAGAACCCATCTCATGCCGTGAGCATCTCGCGGCCCGGGTTGTTTCCTTGTTTGTCGTTGGTGATCGCGACGACCACTCGGAGGCACAGCGCGAGGAACACCTGCGACCGTGCGTGGTGCGGCCTCGGGCGCGGACGGGCCCGAGGCCGCAGTTCTTGACCGCATCGTTGATCCGTTCGACCTGTGTCTGGCGGTTGTACGTCTCGTCTAAGACTGAGCGTTTGAGCTGAACGTCCTTGCTGTGGTTTTCGATGCGGTCTTCGACCCGGTACTCGATATCGAGCGGATCGTCAGTATTTTGAGAGTTGTACGGGGCGATTGGCACGACCCCTGCATCCAGCAGGAGATCGTACCAGTCCAGCGTGTCGTACGCACTGTCGGCGATCATCCACATGGCTGCTCGATGGCGAGCGCGTCACGAGTGACTCTAGGAAACTGCTGGGTGATGACTCATCGAGATGAGCGTTGATCGAAACATCACGAATTCCCTGGCTTACGGGTCCAGTGCGAGGAGATTCGAGTCTCCAGTGGCCGAGTTCCCATCCGCCAAGTATGCTGTATCGCTCAGCCCCGTTGCATCGAACACCGTCTCTTTCCCGAGGGAGGCAGTCGGCTGTCCCTGAGAATTTATCGCATAGACGGTGAGGAACGGTTGATTTGCAGTATCACCTGTAATAGCCGAAACGATTAGAGCGTCGTTCGTTGCAGCCTCAGGCCAAGCGTTGTTCGACGGCGGGTCGAACGTCCAGCGTTTCTTGCCAGCCACGTCGTATGCTGTGGCCGCGTCGGATCGTATTCGGGATCGCGTGTATAGAGTATCACCGTCGGGATCGAGCAAGAGCCACTCGCCATACGTATCGTCGCGCCAAACGATGGTGCCGTCGGTTTCGACTGTGACAACTGCCTTACCGCCAGCATAGAGACGATTGCCATCGAGCAGTAGCTCATGTATCGGAAGGTCGTGCTGCCAGTCCACGCTTCCGTTTGGACCGACACCGTGGAGAGTCGAAGCGGCATCCTTGCCGGTGAGATAGAAGACCCGCTCGGTGGCGGCCTCGACTCTAGTGGCTGGTCCATACTCGTATGCAAATCGTCGTTTACCGTCTAGTTCAAGGCCCACGAGACGGTCTGCGACAGCGACGTAGACCCCGTTGGAGTTCACAGCCACATCCTGAACGCCGATGAACTCACGCGTCCAGCGTACCTTACCATTAGCTGAATCGAGACCGTAAACGACTGTCGATAATGGTGATCCAGTTGTTGTGTGGCTAACAGTTCTCCGTTCCGAAAACTCGAGACCGGTGGCGACCACGAGGTCGGCGGTGACACCAGCGAGGGCAAACTCTCGATTCCGTCGGAGCGACCAACGACGCTCACCAGTAGCTTGGTCAAGTGCCTGGACGGCACCCCATCGTCGTTCCCCCACGCGGCCAGTAACGGCATAGACGGTTTCATTGGCGAGTGTCACTCCCCACTGGCCGCGGGCGATACGCTGGTAAGACGCATGAGAACCTCCGACTGGCTCTCCCTCGGATTTCATCTGCCAGATGATTGACTGCTCAGCAGGGTCGATAGCCGCGACTGCTGAGGGGCCGTTGTTTTCACTTAAGGTCGCGAACAGTCGGTTATCGGCAGTATCCAGTCCTAATACCTGCCAATCGTCGAGAGGCATGGACCACTGAGGCGTCCACTCTGAATCATCATCAACCGTCGCTGGCGTGGTCTCTGGTGGTTCATCGTCTACTGTTTCTGAAGTGGTCTCTCGGGGTTCGTCTGTCGTTCTTGAATGGAACGTTTCAGTTCGAGTGGAGGTCCGTAACCGATCGACAGCTGTGGTTGTTTCGACGGATTCGGATGGTTCCGTCGCCGCTCGTGTCGGATCGGCGTCTCCAGTTTCGCCGCCAATACAGCCTGCCAACGCAGCGCCTGCGAGCAGACTGCCGCTGGCGCGGAGAAGCGAGCGTCGCGTGGGTGCTGCCATGTTCGGATAGTCAACAGGTGGTTATAAGGGTCTTGTGTGGCCTCAAGCGGCATTTGAGCTAGCTATGACCTGTACTCAGTATCGTCCAAAGCTTCCCGGTTGACTATCTCGAAGTGCGTCGCCAAGTCTCGATTAATCAGCAGAGGGGGCTCGAGACACTCGAATTCGGCACCGTGATCGTCGGGTTTACTGGCTTCTATAGGATAACATCTAACCGTTAGACGCACCTAATAGGGCGTATGTCGAGCGCAAAGGCTGAGGACTACATCAAGGCGGTCTACCAGCTCAGCGACGGCGAGGAGCCGGTCCCGCCGTCAGAGATCGCCGAGGCCCTTGACGTGACGACCCCAACTGTGACCGCGACGATGAAGCGCCTCGCCGACCAGGACCTCATCGAGCGCGAGGAGTACAAGGGGTCACACCTGACCGAGGAGGGTGAACTCCTCGCCATCGAGACGATCCGCCATCACCGCCTGCTCGAACTCTTTCTCGCCGAGCAACTGAACTACGACTGGACCGAGGTTCACAACGAGGCCGACCGACTCGAACACCACATCAGCGAGCGATTCGAAACGGAACTTGCCGCCGCACTCGACGAGCCGACGGTCGACCCACACGGCTCGCCGATCCCGACCGCCGATCTCGAACAATCCAAAGAGAACGATGCTCCGCTCTATGAGTTCGGAGAAGGCGATAGTGTAATTGTCGCACAGGTGGCCGACCGCGATTCCGAGGTGCTTGACTACCTCGCCGAGGCCGGAATCACGCCCGGCACGCGACTCGAAATCAACGAGATCGCACCGTTCGGGATGGTTACTGTCACGCCCACGAATGAGGACGGAGACGAATCGGTTTCGCTGCCCGAGGAGATCGCGGCGACCGTTCGCGTCCGTGACCTAGACCCCGATGAGCCCGATAATGGGAGTGTGTTAGCAGGGTGATTCGGTCCGCGACAACCCGACAACAGAGCCGTACCTGAGTATCTACCCGCACGATACCTGGCCCACATGCCGTGTTGTGCTATCCCAAGTCTTATGTTTGCTTGATCTAAACCTGTGTTTAGGTAGTCGACAACAAGATATCCGAACCCTACAACAGTAGCAGCTGCTACGACAAATGATACATGATCGAAACTAACAACGGGTGAATGATACCATGGTAGAGGATGCTCTTATCAGATATGTCGGGACGAACAATGGCTCGGCCAGGGTGATCGTATCGTGAGCGACGTGGGGTGGCTGGCCGTCGTCGGGATCGCCTTCGGCGCACAGCTAGCCGTGTTGCCTGGCGAGAAGGTCCAGTTCATCATCGCGGGCCTCTCGACCCGGTACCACCCGTTGCTCGTCGTCTCGGCGGCCGGCACTGCATTCGCGGGATGGACTGCCCTCGAGGTCGTCTTCGGACAGCTGGTGCAACAAGCTCTCTCGGGGACCGTCCTCGCGCTGTTGACAGCGGGAATGTTCGCGCTGTTCGCTGTCCTGTTGGTCCGCTCAGCACCCACGGAAAACGACGCTACGGTAACCGACGGCGGTGCGTTCGATGCTGGCAACGAACTGGATGTTCGAATACCTGTGCTCGACCGACAGGTCCCGAACGTTCTCGGCGGTTTTTTGCCGATCTTCGTCATGATGGCTGTCGGCGAGTTCGGTGACAAGACCCAGCTGATCACGATCACACTGGCGAGCAACTACGCTGCGCATCCGACTGCGATCTGGGCCGGTGAGATGCTCGCTATCATTCCTGTAAGCCTCGCAAACGCCTACTTCTTCAACCACTTCTCTCATCGATTCGATCTACGGAAGGCTCACCTCGCGGGGGCGGCGCTCTTCGCCTTCTTCGCGTTCGATACGGTACTCGGCCTCGCAACCGGGTTTTCGCTGTGGGAGACGTTCATCGAGGGCGTCGCAACCCTGCTGACTTGACATATAGCAAGCGGACGCCCGCACCTTTAGGTGCGGGTCCAAGCGATAGGCCGTCTCGTGGACCACCACACCCACCAAAACCAATAGACTTAGGCCGTTTGGGGTCGATTCTCTGGTACGGCAATGAGGCGTTCCAACACCTTCGACGTAGCCCCTCGCTCGGAGTTGGACGGCGAGTTGCTACGGCGGCTATTGGACGCTTCTGCCGCTCTCTGGAACGAACTCACCTACGAACGCCGTCAACGGTTCTTCGACGGCGAATCCGTGTGGGATACCGACGACTACCGCAAGCGGTACGTCGGCGTCCTCGGGTCCGCGACCGCCCAGCAGGTGATTCGCAAGAACCGCGAGGCGTGGCGATCTTTCTTCTCGCTCAAAGAGAAGGGCGAAGCCGCCGGGCCGTCGGGCTACTGGGGCAACGAGGACGACGGCAGGGTATTGCGAACCTATGTCCGCAACGACCAGTACACACTCGAAACCGGCGAGCGGTCGCGCCTCGAAATCCCGGTCGGGTCGGACCTCAAGGACGAGTACGGACTCGGCCACACCGAGCGCCTCCGTTTGGAAGTACGCGGCGAACCGAAGTGGTCGGGCAAGCAGGGCCGTCTCGAATTGTACTACGACGAGTTGGACGACCGATTCAGGGCCATTCAACCCGTGAGCGACTGTTCTCCACGGGACACACCATTAGCCGACGAAACGGCTGCTCTGGACATCGGCGCGAACAACATCGTCGCGGCGACCACTTCGACCGGCCAGCAATTCCTGTACGGTGGACGCGACCTGTTCGACCGCTTCCGCGAAACGACGCGAGAAATCGCTCGGCTACAATCGCTACTCGCCGAGGGTCGGTACACGTCGGAGCGGATTCGACGTCTCTACCGGCGTCGGACGCGGCGGCGCGACCACGCGATGGACGCGCTCGCCAGAGACCTCATCGAGCGCCTCCACGCCGAGGGGGTTTCGGCGGTGTACGTCGGCGCGCTCACCGACGTACTCTCCGCGTCGTGGTCGGTTCGGGCGAACGCGAAGACGCACAACTTCTGGGCGTTTCGCGCGTTCATCGACCGACTTACTTGCACCGCCGAGGAGTTCGGCATCACGGTCGAAGTTCGCTCCGAAGCGTGGACCTCGCGGGAGTGTCCGAACTGCGGGTCGACCGGTCGGACTACCAGGCACCGCGATACGCTCACCTGCGAGTGCGGATTCGAGGGCCACGCGGACCTCACGGCGTCCGAGACGTTCCTGCGACGCCACAGCGACACGACAGTACCACGGCCGATGGCACGGCCCGTGTGCCTCAAGTGGGACGACCATCGATGGTCGGCGTCACCATGCGCTCGCCGTCCCAACGAGGAGCACACGAACCCGCAAGATGCCTCCGTCGAGGTGGGTCAGCGTGACCGACCCCGATCGCGGGGATTCCCCGGCCTTTAGGCCGGCGGAGGATGTCAACACGCTGGTGGAGTTGACTACCATCACCAGGCTGAAATTGAGTTGTTGCGCTAATCGTGTCTGAGTGTATAGTTCCACCGACGGGATTCGTGTAGAGACAGTACCGACGCTTTCGTAGTTTTGATCGATTCAGTATTAGTCGCCAAATATACTTCTCTCCGAAAACCCAGTTGGTGCTCGTCTCCAAACACCCTCGTCGAGGTCGATAGCATCGTTCCACTTCCCGACGATCGTCGCGACGGCGAGATCACCGGTGACGTTGTTCATCGTGGCGATCCGGCCGAGTATCGGATCCACACCGGCGACGAAGCCGACGACCTCTAGGGGAAGTCCGACCTGGTTGAGCACCACGGTGAGCATGACGAGGCCCGCTCCCGGCACGCCTGCCGTCCCGATGCTGATGAGCACGGCGACGAGCAACACCAGCACCTGCTCCGAGAGCATGAGCGGCTGTCCGACCGCGTTCGCGGCGAACATTACCGTGATCGCCTGCCGGAGTGCCGCGCCGTCCATGTTGGCGGTAGCGCCAACCGGGAGGGCGAACGAGTACACTCGCTCGTCGATCCGGAGGTCCTCCTCGGCGTTGGTCATCGTCACCGGGAGCGTCCCGCTGGAAGAGCGAGTCGCGAACGCAGTCACCATCGCATCCCTCGCCCCGGCGAGAAAGGCTATCGGCGAGACGTCGCCAATCACCTGCATCAGGACGAACAGATAGGTGATCGTGATCTGGGCGACGACCGCGAGAGCCACGGCCAGAACGAGCATCCCGAGCGAGGAGAACACGCCGATCCCTTCAGTACCGATCCCGGCCGCCATCAGGGCAAACACACCGATGACGCCGTACTCGAGCACGCCGCGCACCACCACGAACATCGCCTCGGCACCGATCTCGAAGGCCTCGAACAGCGAATCGACACTCTCGGCGTACTCGTCCTGTCGGGCACGAACGTAGGTAAGCGCGATCCCGAACACGATGACGAAAAATACGGTCGCAAGCAGATTTCCCTCTGCCATCGCCGCTACTGGGTTCGTGGGAACGATCCCGAGGACGACTTCGGTGAGGGTGGGTGGGACCTGGGACTCGGCCTCTCCGGCGACGAACTCGACGCCTCGACCCGGCTGGAGAACGTTTGCAACGACGAGTCCGATGATCCCCGCCATCGTGGTCGTCAGCGCATACAGACCAACCGTTGCGCCCCCGATGCGACCGAGTCGGGCCGGGGAAAGCTGGCGGATCCCGGTAAGGAGAGTGAACACGATGATCGGGACGATCAGCATGTTGAGCAATCGCAAGAAGAGATCGCCGAGCGGACTGAGGACGCTCATGCGGTCGCCGAAGAGGAGACCTGCCGCTGAGCCCACGACGAACGCGAGGAAGATTCGATACACGAGGGGGGTCGACTGATATCGCTTCCAAAGCGAGCCGAGAGTACGATTCATATACGGAGATAGTTTGCCACCTTCAAACAGGTCCGCTTTCCGTCTGTATCTGCAGGGATCTATGACGAACTGATCAGATGATCGTGACAAGTACTGGTGAGCGACAATCCACAGTTTCAGCGACACTCTCCGGAGAGACATAGTCCGTACTTGAATGTCCGTGACCGTCTATCACGATCTGATCGATGTGGTGCTGTTCGGCGTAGTCGACGATCGTTTGAGAGGGGCGACCAATTTTCGTTGTGGTAGACAGTCTGACGCCGTACTCACAAGCCATCCTTTGGACATCGGTAATGAGTGAGGTCACCGTGTCGTGGCCTTTTTCGTAGTAGCTCTTGAGCTCACTTTCTAAGGTTTGTGGAGCAAGATGGCTGACCTCGGCAGAATCGATGACATGAAGGACCGTTACCTCAGCACACGGATGCTCAGACAATATGTACGCTAAGCTCTTTTTGGCTTGAAGAAACTCATCCACCGGCACGAGCACGCGTCTTGTCATGTATTTTAGTCGGTGATCCGTGCTATTCAAGGGTGATAGCGATTCTCAACGTGTGAGAATTACGCCGATGTGTCTGTGTCGGAAGCGAACCACACTATGGCCAGAGACCGCGTGCTTCGTGGGCTTCTGCGAGTCGGGAGAGCGCAACGATGTACGCGGCATCACGCCACGACACACCTCGCTCATCGACTTCCGACCGAACTTCCTCCCATGCCGCTAGCATCTCTTTTTCAAGTTCGTCGTTGACGCGTTCGAGCGACCACGACCGGCGGTTAATATCTTGCAACCATTCGAAGTAGCTCACGGTCACGCCACCAGCGTTGGCAAGGATGTCTGGAACGACAGGGATATCCCGGTTGTCGAGGATCGTATCGGCTGCGGACGTCGTCGGGCCGTTTGCTCCCTCAATGATGATACTTGCTTGGATCGCGTCGGCATTCGCTTCGGTGATGACGTTACCGACCGCGGCCGGGATGAGGACATCCACATCGAGCTCGAAGAATTCGTGGCTCGGCAGGACGTCATCGGCGTGTTTGGTGACTGCTTCCGGTTCTTCATCGTGTGAGGGGATCGCTTGGACGTCGAGTCCATCAAGGTCGTAGACGACACCGTTCACGTCACTCACAGCGGCGATAGTTGCGCCCCAGTCATCGAGTAACCGAGCCGCGCTCGCACCAACGCTGCCGAAGCCTTGGACCGCAACCGTCGTTCCCTCTAACGAGCGGTCGTAGTAGTCACACACCTCGCGAGTGATGATCGCGACACTCCGACCGGGGGCTTCACTCCGACCGTAGCTTCCACCGACGACAGGTGGTTTCCCGGTGACGACACCCGGAGTGGTTTCGGCCTGCTGCATACTGTAAGCATCCATGATCCACGCCATCGTCTGTTCGTTGGTGCCCATATCAGGGGCTGGAATGTCCCGGGTCGGGCCGATGGCGTCTCGTATTTCCTGCGTGAACCGTCGAGTAAGGCGCTCCTCTTCGCCAGAGCTCAGTTCCTTTGGGTTAGCGACGACACCACCTTTCGCCCCGCCGAACGGGAGATCCAGAACGGCGCATTTCCACGTCATCCACATCGCTAACCCAACGCACTCGTCATGGCTGACACCGGGATGAAACCGAAGGCCACCCTTGTACGGTCCCCGGACGCTATCGTGCTGTGCACGGTACCCGGTAAACACCTCGACGGTCCCGTCATCCCGTTCGAGCGGAACCGACACCTCGTGAACCTTCGCTGGATGGTTGAGTCGCTCGACCGTATTTGGATCGATATCGATGTGACTCGCTGCACGCGCGAGCTGGCGACGGGCCGTGTCCAGTGCGGACTCGAATTCGGTCGGATCAGCCGGCTCCTCGGATGCACGTCCTTGTTGGGTTGATTCTGAGGCCATTGTTATTCGAAGGGAACCAGGCGGTTCCGTAGTTCACTGCCACAATCAGCACAGAGGCCGGGGTTCGATTCGGCCATCACGATCGTCCCACACTCGAAACACTCATACGGCGTTTCAGCCTGAGTATCGAAGTCGACATCTCGTGCCATTATCGGATAGTACGAACCAGTAGCAAATGTGCGGCTTTGTTAAAAGACGAAACTCGATCTCGATATGGAGTTCGTTATTGAACCCATCTATCCTGTGGTGGCGGCGGCTGGAATTCCGATATCATCGAACAGTGCGGAAAACAGCTTCCGCTGGACAGTTCTGGCGTGCCGATAGAATGCTGGCGGGGAGATTCCGAGGGTGTCTGCGACCTCTTCGCCCGTGCTTTCGCGTGGTGACTCGAAAAACCCGCTGTAGTACGCTGTCTGGAGCACTTCTAACTGCCGTTCCGTCAACCGGTCGAAAAACTCCGCGTGAAGATTGCGGGACGATGCGCGTTCGACTGTCTGTTTCGATTGGAGTTCGATATCCGTGAACGTCTCGGTGATGACTTGGTGTATGTGCCGAACGTCGACGCTACTCGGGACATCAACGACGAGCGTCGTGGTCTCGCCGTCGGCTGTGCTGCTTCGAAGTACGACTCCGTGATCGGCAAGATCGCGCGCGAGAAACGGTTGCGAGAGGTGGAGTCGAAGCACCGCTTCGTCCTCATCATCACTGATACGACGGACGTCGTTGATCGACACCAGGTTCTGTGCAGCGGCGACGACGGACTCGACAGTAGCACCCGTCACACTGATGAATACGTACACCCCCTCGGCAGCTTGCTGAATTCCGCCTTGGTAGGTGAGAGTACAGTCCGCTCGTTGTGCGAGCCGGGAAAACACGAACGCTGGATCCCGTACCTCGAACTCAAGGCGCGTATTCGACGTGGTTAGCAGCGCGTTCTTCCGCTCGACTGCGCTTGTCGCCGAGGCGATCGTCTCGCCAAGCTCCGTGAACACAGCCTGGGTCATCTCATTGAACGCATCGGGGGTGTCTGCGTAGACAGCCAGGACGCCATACTTGAATTCATCGTAAGCCAGCGGCACACTCAGCACGGAGAGGTACTCACGCGAGAGTGCCTCCTTTCGCCATGGCTCTTCGCGCAGTCGATCGGCTACGTTTGACACTAACTGTACTTCCTGTGTGGTTGCAGTCCGCCCTGCTGGATCCGTCTCCTCTGGTCCGACCGGGAACGACGTACTGTCCAGATACCCCTGTTCCGCCCCGTC encodes:
- a CDS encoding Lrp/AsnC family transcriptional regulator; amino-acid sequence: MTGIDDIDHEILELLMENARYSYRDIAEQVDRSPPTVSDRVERLQELGIIERFTLDIDRSMLIEGSTVLVELDVEPGSGETVADTLTDVTAIEHVIQTVDATVVFIAHANERDISTLLSETLDGDQVRDYTVRLVSESTWEPRLDEEMLSIECVVCGKSVDDGETIDLGERTHEVCCTSCAGEIKEQYDSLQQTVANE
- a CDS encoding CopG family ribbon-helix-helix protein, producing MRTSFNIPDDVVEEFDRVWKEEDIENRSRAVREAMLEYIELHSRLEDTTGEVVALVAFDYRHHDVIQELHAVQHGYQDVILNTSHTHQGEWCLESLFCRGAAERVRELIYRLRDFDGVRRVKVMVIRDGEA
- a CDS encoding outer membrane protein assembly factor BamB family protein, translated to MPLDDWQVLGLDTADNRLFATLSENNGPSAVAAIDPAEQSIIWQMKSEGEPVGGSHASYQRIARGQWGVTLANETVYAVTGRVGERRWGAVQALDQATGERRWSLRRNREFALAGVTADLVVATGLEFSERRTVSHTTTGSPLSTVVYGLDSANGKVRWTREFIGVQDVAVNSNGVYVAVADRLVGLELDGKRRFAYEYGPATRVEAATERVFYLTGKDAASTLHGVGPNGSVDWQHDLPIHELLLDGNRLYAGGKAVVTVETDGTIVWRDDTYGEWLLLDPDGDTLYTRSRIRSDAATAYDVAGKKRWTFDPPSNNAWPEAATNDALIVSAITGDTANQPFLTVYAINSQGQPTASLGKETVFDATGLSDTAYLADGNSATGDSNLLALDP
- a CDS encoding metal-dependent transcriptional regulator; amino-acid sequence: MSSAKAEDYIKAVYQLSDGEEPVPPSEIAEALDVTTPTVTATMKRLADQDLIEREEYKGSHLTEEGELLAIETIRHHRLLELFLAEQLNYDWTEVHNEADRLEHHISERFETELAAALDEPTVDPHGSPIPTADLEQSKENDAPLYEFGEGDSVIVAQVADRDSEVLDYLAEAGITPGTRLEINEIAPFGMVTVTPTNEDGDESVSLPEEIAATVRVRDLDPDEPDNGSVLAG
- a CDS encoding TMEM165/GDT1 family protein, with protein sequence MSDVGWLAVVGIAFGAQLAVLPGEKVQFIIAGLSTRYHPLLVVSAAGTAFAGWTALEVVFGQLVQQALSGTVLALLTAGMFALFAVLLVRSAPTENDATVTDGGAFDAGNELDVRIPVLDRQVPNVLGGFLPIFVMMAVGEFGDKTQLITITLASNYAAHPTAIWAGEMLAIIPVSLANAYFFNHFSHRFDLRKAHLAGAALFAFFAFDTVLGLATGFSLWETFIEGVATLLT
- a CDS encoding IS200/IS605 family transposase; protein product: MRRSNTFDVAPRSELDGELLRRLLDASAALWNELTYERRQRFFDGESVWDTDDYRKRYVGVLGSATAQQVIRKNREAWRSFFSLKEKGEAAGPSGYWGNEDDGRVLRTYVRNDQYTLETGERSRLEIPVGSDLKDEYGLGHTERLRLEVRGEPKWSGKQGRLELYYDELDDRFRAIQPVSDCSPRDTPLADETAALDIGANNIVAATTSTGQQFLYGGRDLFDRFRETTREIARLQSLLAEGRYTSERIRRLYRRRTRRRDHAMDALARDLIERLHAEGVSAVYVGALTDVLSASWSVRANAKTHNFWAFRAFIDRLTCTAEEFGITVEVRSEAWTSRECPNCGSTGRTTRHRDTLTCECGFEGHADLTASETFLRRHSDTTVPRPMARPVCLKWDDHRWSASPCARRPNEEHTNPQDASVEVGQRDRPRSRGFPGL
- a CDS encoding dicarboxylate/amino acid:cation symporter, with product MNRTLGSLWKRYQSTPLVYRIFLAFVVGSAAGLLFGDRMSVLSPLGDLFLRLLNMLIVPIIVFTLLTGIRQLSPARLGRIGGATVGLYALTTTMAGIIGLVVANVLQPGRGVEFVAGEAESQVPPTLTEVVLGIVPTNPVAAMAEGNLLATVFFVIVFGIALTYVRARQDEYAESVDSLFEAFEIGAEAMFVVVRGVLEYGVIGVFALMAAGIGTEGIGVFSSLGMLVLAVALAVVAQITITYLFVLMQVIGDVSPIAFLAGARDAMVTAFATRSSSGTLPVTMTNAEEDLRIDERVYSFALPVGATANMDGAALRQAITVMFAANAVGQPLMLSEQVLVLLVAVLISIGTAGVPGAGLVMLTVVLNQVGLPLEVVGFVAGVDPILGRIATMNNVTGDLAVATIVGKWNDAIDLDEGVWRRAPTGFSERSIFGD
- a CDS encoding universal stress protein — protein: MTRRVLVPVDEFLQAKKSLAYILSEHPCAEVTVLHVIDSAEVSHLAPQTLESELKSYYEKGHDTVTSLITDVQRMACEYGVRLSTTTKIGRPSQTIVDYAEQHHIDQIVIDGHGHSSTDYVSPESVAETVDCRSPVLVTII